One Tunturibacter gelidoferens genomic region harbors:
- a CDS encoding ABC transporter permease, producing the protein MRPFASLRSFVSTLFHRAEIDREIDEELRSHIQHRADDLERGGLPRAEAERRARIEFGGYQRLKEESREALGGQFGAGLLQDIRFAMRRMAKKPGFAVVAILTLAFAIGANAVVFAVLNAFILRPLNVPQSESLYGLWRLSSNDMAESYPDYLDLRDRNHSFESLVAYNVEQAALDTGNDPSRAWVDEATGNYFDALGLKPYLGRFFHGSDEHGPNSAPYIVLTYDFWHSHFQGDPGVIGRVVRLNKFPYTIIGVGPPEFHGTLMFFNPDFFVPIVNHAQFDENDLNNRGDRWVFMTLGHLKAGVTPAQAIADLNSVGASLEKAYPKDDHKMSFKLARPGLYGDYIGRPVRTFMTALMLLAGLILLAACANLGSLFAARAADRSREIALRLALGSSRKRILRGLFAEAVLISLVGGAVGLAGSVVLLRALSVWQPISRWPLHMSVNPDVKVYAVALFLALASGLLFGAVPVGQVLRTDPYEAVKGGSVETKRGRFGLRMSFRDLLLVVQIAICAVLVTSSIVAVRGLAHSLHNNFGFELQNTMLVETDLNMAGYRGDKVPPMQKRMIDALAAIPGVESVGLADQVPLGDAQPDSNVFADSTTDLRPANAASDALMFKVSPEYFQAAGTALVSGRAFTWQENRDKPRVAVVNRQFARKIFGSEAKTMGAYFKLPDGARLQVVGIAEDGKYGSLTEDPQPVMFLPILQSPSNSAYLVVRSSRDPEQLAQAIRDTLRNMDAGLPVYIQTRYKALDAFLFGPRMATISLGVLGVMGAMLSVVGIFGMASYSVSKRLREFGIRIALGAQKKELLHAALGRTFRLLAFGSAVGLLFGLAAGKVIAFIVSQATPWDPIVLGGVLLTMLFLGLLAGCVPARRALGTDPLILLREE; encoded by the coding sequence AGAGCCGCGAGGCGCTTGGCGGCCAATTCGGCGCGGGACTGCTTCAGGATATTCGTTTCGCGATGCGCAGGATGGCCAAGAAACCTGGTTTTGCGGTTGTTGCGATCTTGACGCTGGCGTTTGCGATCGGGGCGAATGCGGTGGTGTTTGCTGTTTTGAACGCGTTCATCCTGCGGCCGTTGAACGTTCCCCAGTCGGAGAGTCTTTATGGGTTGTGGCGTCTGTCCAGCAACGACATGGCCGAGTCTTATCCGGACTATCTCGATCTGCGGGACCGCAACCACAGCTTTGAGAGTCTGGTGGCTTACAACGTCGAGCAGGCGGCGCTGGATACGGGCAACGATCCCTCACGCGCCTGGGTCGATGAGGCCACCGGAAATTACTTCGATGCTCTTGGACTTAAACCGTACCTGGGCCGGTTCTTTCATGGCTCCGATGAGCACGGACCGAACAGCGCACCCTACATTGTGCTGACTTATGACTTCTGGCACAGCCACTTTCAGGGCGATCCCGGCGTCATCGGTCGCGTCGTCCGGCTGAACAAATTTCCCTACACCATCATCGGGGTGGGGCCGCCTGAGTTTCATGGCACCCTGATGTTCTTCAATCCGGATTTTTTTGTGCCGATTGTGAATCACGCGCAGTTCGATGAGAACGACCTAAACAACCGGGGCGATCGCTGGGTCTTTATGACGTTGGGACACCTGAAGGCGGGAGTAACTCCGGCACAGGCGATTGCGGATCTGAACTCGGTGGGAGCTTCTCTTGAGAAGGCTTATCCCAAAGACGATCACAAGATGAGTTTTAAACTAGCGCGTCCGGGTCTTTATGGGGATTACATTGGCCGGCCTGTGCGGACGTTTATGACGGCACTGATGTTGTTGGCGGGATTGATCCTGCTGGCTGCGTGTGCCAACCTCGGCAGCCTGTTTGCCGCGCGCGCTGCTGATCGATCGCGTGAGATCGCTCTGCGGCTTGCGCTTGGGTCGAGCCGCAAACGGATTCTGCGTGGGCTCTTTGCAGAGGCTGTACTGATTTCGCTGGTGGGCGGGGCAGTTGGACTTGCAGGCAGCGTGGTGTTGTTGAGGGCGTTGAGCGTGTGGCAGCCAATCTCCCGGTGGCCGCTTCATATGTCCGTAAATCCGGATGTAAAGGTGTATGCGGTTGCTTTGTTTCTGGCGTTGGCCAGTGGATTACTGTTCGGCGCAGTGCCGGTGGGGCAGGTTCTTCGCACCGATCCGTATGAGGCGGTGAAGGGTGGCAGCGTCGAGACGAAGCGCGGCAGGTTTGGCTTGCGGATGAGTTTCCGCGATCTGCTGCTTGTGGTGCAGATTGCAATCTGTGCCGTTCTTGTCACTTCTTCGATCGTCGCCGTGCGCGGATTGGCGCATTCGCTGCACAACAACTTCGGCTTCGAGCTGCAGAACACGATGCTGGTTGAGACAGACTTAAATATGGCGGGCTATCGAGGCGACAAAGTGCCGCCCATGCAAAAACGCATGATTGATGCGTTGGCGGCGATTCCTGGCGTTGAGTCCGTGGGCCTGGCCGATCAGGTGCCGTTGGGGGATGCGCAACCGGACTCGAATGTCTTCGCCGACAGTACGACGGATCTTCGGCCTGCGAATGCTGCGTCAGATGCGCTGATGTTCAAGGTCTCGCCTGAATACTTTCAGGCGGCAGGTACAGCGCTGGTGTCGGGAAGAGCCTTCACCTGGCAGGAGAACAGAGACAAACCGCGCGTCGCCGTAGTGAATCGACAGTTCGCGCGGAAGATCTTCGGCTCCGAGGCAAAGACTATGGGCGCGTACTTCAAGCTGCCCGATGGAGCGCGTCTTCAGGTTGTGGGCATTGCAGAGGATGGCAAATATGGAAGCCTCACGGAAGATCCGCAGCCGGTGATGTTTCTTCCCATTCTGCAATCGCCATCCAACTCGGCGTATCTCGTGGTGAGGTCGAGCCGCGATCCGGAGCAGCTGGCACAGGCTATCAGAGACACGTTGCGGAATATGGATGCCGGACTGCCGGTTTATATCCAGACGCGCTATAAGGCCCTGGACGCGTTTCTGTTCGGACCACGGATGGCGACGATTTCGCTCGGTGTGCTGGGGGTGATGGGCGCGATGCTGTCAGTAGTTGGGATCTTCGGCATGGCTTCGTATTCGGTGAGCAAGCGGCTGCGGGAGTTCGGGATTCGCATTGCCTTAGGGGCGCAAAAGAAAGAGCTGTTGCATGCGGCACTGGGGCGTACGTTCAGGCTGCTGGCGTTCGGCTCGGCTGTGGGACTGTTGTTCGGACTGGCGGCGGGTAAGGTGATTGCTTTTATCGTGTCTCAGGCTACGCCGTGGGATCCGATCGTGTTGGGCGGAGTCTTGTTGACGATGCTCTTCCTTGGTCTGCTGGCTGGATGCGTTCCGGCCAGGCGTGCGCTGGGGACCGATCCTTTGATCCTGTTGCGGGAGGAATAA
- a CDS encoding EamA family transporter: MPVNSATSAPNRTKILLCFACVYLFWGSTYLAMRYGVEVLPPFVLGSVRFLMAGVLMLATSAALKGKMWPNRQELVRLVVIGVLMLGCGNTSVIWAEQYLPTGLAALLVAVVPLYAALIEIVLPRGEGLRVKGWVGVCIGFVGLVFLLWPGLREGLRGDSRQIVAAGVTLGGAMCWTSASVISRRSTFRISGFAAAGWEMLFGGVFNVLMLVATKGYHGAQWGLQAWASTLYLVAFGSILTYSAYVYLLDHVAVSKVATYAYVNPVIAVVLGVILLHERFVAVEYVGMAAILVAVFLVTSSKMKSGAASVVNEDIAAGQEA, translated from the coding sequence ATGCCCGTCAACTCGGCAACTTCAGCGCCCAACCGAACGAAGATTCTGCTGTGTTTCGCGTGCGTCTATCTCTTCTGGGGATCGACGTACCTGGCGATGCGGTATGGGGTGGAGGTGCTGCCGCCGTTTGTGCTGGGGAGCGTGCGGTTTCTGATGGCTGGTGTGCTGATGCTGGCGACGTCGGCTGCGCTGAAGGGGAAGATGTGGCCGAACCGGCAAGAGTTGGTGCGGCTTGTGGTGATTGGGGTACTGATGCTGGGGTGCGGGAATACGTCAGTGATCTGGGCGGAGCAGTATCTTCCGACGGGACTGGCGGCGCTGCTGGTGGCGGTGGTGCCCTTGTATGCGGCGCTGATTGAGATTGTGCTGCCCAGAGGGGAAGGGCTGCGTGTGAAGGGATGGGTCGGCGTTTGCATCGGGTTTGTCGGACTCGTATTTCTGCTGTGGCCTGGGTTGCGGGAGGGACTGCGTGGCGACTCGCGGCAGATCGTAGCGGCTGGAGTGACGCTGGGCGGCGCGATGTGCTGGACGAGCGCGTCGGTGATCTCGCGGCGGTCTACTTTTCGGATTAGCGGATTTGCGGCGGCGGGGTGGGAGATGCTTTTTGGCGGAGTGTTCAACGTGCTGATGTTGGTGGCGACGAAGGGATACCACGGGGCGCAGTGGGGATTGCAGGCCTGGGCTTCAACGCTCTATCTGGTGGCGTTTGGATCGATTCTTACTTACAGCGCGTACGTCTATCTGCTGGATCATGTGGCAGTGTCGAAGGTGGCGACGTATGCGTATGTGAATCCGGTGATTGCCGTCGTTCTTGGGGTGATCCTTCTGCACGAGCGCTTTGTCGCGGTGGAGTACGTGGGGATGGCGGCGATTCTGGTGGCGGTGTTTCTGGTGACCAGCTCGAAGATGAAGAGCGGCGCTGCGTCGGTGGTGAATGAGGATATTGCCGCTGGGCAAGAGGCTTAG
- a CDS encoding cupin domain-containing protein, whose protein sequence is MRRFLLAVLCVAAMSGMQAATPAATDARARELIRTLKLSVLPKESGYLGIIGVSTRKVSVGGRTLAVQSQNYYMLTRERPINYLHWLEPDDTHILVEGGPVDYFIFHPKGRVEKVTLGFDYAAGQRPVVAVPGGCWKALRLHEGASFALMVNTLSPEFTPDRVRIGEGTEWVKRFAGAAPWATPETLREFIGPNWIP, encoded by the coding sequence ATGAGGAGATTTTTGCTTGCGGTGTTGTGTGTAGCAGCGATGAGCGGGATGCAGGCTGCGACTCCGGCGGCTACGGACGCACGCGCGAGGGAGTTGATCCGTACGCTGAAGCTGTCGGTACTGCCGAAGGAGTCGGGATATCTGGGGATCATCGGAGTCTCTACGCGGAAGGTGAGCGTGGGCGGACGCACGCTCGCGGTGCAGAGCCAGAACTACTACATGCTTACGCGGGAGAGGCCGATCAACTACTTGCACTGGCTGGAGCCGGACGACACGCACATTCTGGTGGAGGGCGGGCCGGTGGACTACTTCATCTTTCATCCGAAGGGACGTGTGGAGAAGGTGACGCTGGGGTTCGACTATGCGGCGGGGCAGAGGCCGGTCGTTGCGGTGCCGGGTGGTTGCTGGAAGGCACTGCGGCTGCACGAGGGAGCGAGCTTCGCGCTGATGGTGAATACGCTCTCGCCGGAGTTTACGCCGGATCGCGTGAGGATTGGCGAGGGTACGGAGTGGGTGAAGCGGTTTGCGGGGGCAGCGCCCTGGGCCACGCCAGAGACGCTGCGGGAGTTTATCGGGCCGAACTGGATTCCATAA
- a CDS encoding formate--tetrahydrofolate ligase yields MTKDLLPIEAIVEKLNLPEKYVERIGRYGAKLTLDLLDDPAFPVRGKFILVTATTPTLSGEGKTVTSIGLVQGLEKIGKKAIITSREPSLGPVFGMKGGAAGGGRSQVEPAEKINLHFHGDFHAITSAHNLLAALIDSYLFHGNPLDLDPEAITWPRTLDMNDRALRHIIVQAGGKRDGANRHTGFLITAASEIMAIMTLAASREDLRTRLGRIVIGATRSGKPVLAEDLKATGPMMALLNEAILPNLVQTTEGTPALVHCGPFANIAHGTSSVLSQQMGLRLADYVVNETGFASDLGFEKYMDIVMPSSGIKPSAAVLVTTVQSVRNQGAGDLEAGFENLKKHIAIVRGFNLPAIVAINRFPNDTEEELKFLEKYCEAQGAAFALSEAFAKGGAGATALAEKVVSVIAANPNVAPTSTYAPGASALEKIIAVAQKVYGAANVKLTPQAEEKLARFTRWGYGALPVCIAKTQYSLTDDPKLMGAPTGWTLHISDVVLSAGAGFLVVISGSMMLMPGLPKSSRAMDINVNAAGEITGMS; encoded by the coding sequence ATGACCAAAGATCTTCTCCCCATCGAAGCCATCGTCGAAAAGCTCAACCTACCCGAAAAGTACGTCGAACGCATCGGCCGCTACGGCGCAAAGCTCACCCTCGATCTTCTCGACGACCCCGCCTTTCCCGTGCGTGGCAAGTTCATCCTCGTCACCGCGACCACACCCACCCTCTCAGGCGAAGGTAAGACCGTCACCTCCATCGGCCTCGTGCAGGGCCTGGAAAAGATCGGCAAAAAAGCCATCATCACCTCGCGTGAGCCCTCCCTCGGCCCTGTCTTCGGCATGAAAGGCGGAGCTGCAGGCGGCGGCCGCTCGCAGGTCGAGCCAGCCGAAAAGATCAACCTCCACTTCCACGGCGACTTTCACGCCATCACCTCCGCGCACAACCTCCTCGCTGCCCTCATCGACTCCTACCTCTTCCACGGCAATCCACTCGACCTCGACCCCGAGGCCATCACCTGGCCGCGCACGCTCGACATGAACGACCGCGCTCTCCGCCACATCATCGTGCAGGCTGGCGGCAAACGCGACGGAGCCAATCGTCACACTGGGTTCCTCATCACCGCCGCCAGCGAGATCATGGCCATCATGACCCTCGCCGCAAGTCGTGAAGATCTCCGCACCCGCCTCGGTCGCATCGTCATCGGCGCCACTCGCTCCGGGAAACCCGTCCTCGCCGAAGATCTCAAGGCCACCGGCCCCATGATGGCGCTCCTCAACGAAGCCATCCTGCCAAACCTCGTCCAGACCACCGAAGGCACGCCCGCGCTGGTCCACTGCGGCCCCTTTGCCAACATTGCCCACGGCACCAGCTCCGTCCTCTCGCAGCAGATGGGCCTTCGCCTCGCCGACTACGTCGTCAACGAAACCGGCTTCGCCTCCGACCTCGGCTTCGAAAAGTACATGGATATCGTCATGCCGTCGTCCGGCATCAAGCCCTCCGCCGCGGTTCTCGTCACCACCGTGCAGTCGGTTCGCAATCAGGGTGCGGGCGACCTCGAAGCCGGCTTCGAAAACCTGAAGAAACACATCGCCATCGTGCGCGGCTTCAACCTACCCGCCATCGTAGCCATCAACCGCTTCCCCAACGACACCGAAGAAGAGCTGAAGTTCCTCGAAAAGTATTGCGAGGCCCAGGGCGCAGCCTTTGCACTCTCCGAAGCCTTCGCGAAAGGCGGAGCCGGAGCCACCGCACTCGCCGAAAAAGTCGTCAGCGTCATCGCCGCCAACCCCAACGTCGCGCCCACCAGCACCTACGCCCCAGGCGCCTCTGCGCTCGAAAAAATTATCGCTGTAGCGCAAAAAGTCTACGGTGCAGCGAATGTTAAACTCACACCCCAAGCCGAAGAAAAACTAGCGCGCTTCACAAGGTGGGGCTACGGCGCGCTTCCCGTCTGCATCGCGAAGACACAGTATTCCCTAACCGACGACCCCAAACTCATGGGCGCACCCACGGGCTGGACCCTCCACATCTCGGACGTCGTTCTCTCCGCTGGCGCAGGCTTCCTCGTCGTCATCTCGGGCAGCATGATGCTGATGCCCGGCCTGCCCAAGTCCTCCCGCGCCATGGACATCAACGTCAACGCAGCAGGCGAGATCACCGGCATGTCCTAG
- the cysS gene encoding cysteine--tRNA ligase, translating to MATIELFNTLGGKIETLAPVDQKALRMYCCGPTVYDYGHIGNFRTFLHVDVLRRVIRQQGIPVEHVMNITDVDDKIIRNAAAAGVPIAQYTEKFERAFFEDLDALGIQRPEYISHATACIPDMVSLIEQLAAKDIAYQAEDGSWYFRIARFPDYGKLSKKDFDGIEDGARVDLDEYEKDAARDFALWKAVKPGEQSWETALGTGRPGWHIECSAMATKFLGENIDLHAGGEDLMFPHHENEIAQSESASGKPFVRHWMHVRFLLVEGKKMSKSEGNFYTLRDLLLKGHRASAIRFLLISVPYRHQMNFTFDSLIESTNAIDRLRTFHQRMLKGGFSQGCDQALSLLTGEARMAYTIALANDLNTAEARAAIFDLVRAANTAADTGTLRSENAAEILDVLNLFDAVFAVLEDKDAAITRAALAWAEAEGRIDEAAPELVATLAFSDADIDALVAERTQAKKSRNFARADAIRNDLLAKGILIEDSKDGVRWKRK from the coding sequence GTGGCAACCATAGAACTCTTCAACACCCTCGGCGGAAAGATCGAAACCCTCGCCCCCGTCGACCAAAAAGCTCTGCGAATGTACTGCTGCGGTCCCACCGTCTACGACTACGGCCACATCGGCAACTTCCGCACCTTCCTCCACGTCGACGTGCTCCGCCGTGTCATTCGCCAGCAGGGCATTCCTGTCGAGCACGTCATGAACATCACCGACGTCGATGACAAGATCATCCGCAACGCCGCCGCCGCCGGCGTCCCCATCGCTCAGTACACCGAAAAGTTCGAGCGCGCCTTCTTTGAGGACCTCGATGCCCTTGGCATCCAGCGCCCTGAGTACATCTCCCACGCCACCGCCTGCATCCCCGACATGGTCTCGCTCATCGAGCAGCTCGCGGCCAAAGACATCGCCTACCAGGCCGAAGACGGCTCCTGGTACTTCCGCATCGCGCGCTTCCCCGACTACGGCAAGCTCTCTAAAAAAGACTTTGACGGCATCGAAGACGGAGCCCGCGTCGACCTCGACGAGTACGAGAAGGATGCTGCCCGCGACTTCGCCCTCTGGAAGGCCGTCAAACCCGGCGAACAATCTTGGGAGACAGCACTCGGCACCGGCCGCCCCGGCTGGCACATCGAGTGCTCCGCCATGGCCACCAAATTTCTCGGCGAGAATATCGACCTCCACGCCGGCGGCGAAGACCTCATGTTCCCGCACCACGAGAACGAGATCGCCCAATCCGAGTCTGCCTCCGGAAAGCCCTTCGTCCGCCACTGGATGCACGTCCGATTCCTGCTCGTCGAAGGCAAGAAGATGTCGAAGTCCGAGGGCAACTTCTACACTCTCCGCGACCTGCTCCTCAAAGGCCACCGCGCCTCAGCCATCCGCTTCCTGCTCATCTCCGTGCCCTACCGCCACCAGATGAACTTCACCTTCGACAGCCTCATCGAATCGACCAACGCCATCGACCGCCTGCGCACCTTCCACCAGCGCATGTTGAAGGGTGGCTTCTCTCAAGGATGCGACCAGGCCCTCTCGCTGCTCACCGGTGAGGCAAGGATGGCGTACACCATCGCCCTCGCGAACGACCTCAACACCGCGGAAGCCCGCGCCGCCATCTTCGATCTCGTTCGCGCAGCCAACACCGCTGCAGACACAGGCACACTTCGCAGCGAAAACGCCGCCGAGATCCTCGACGTCCTCAATCTCTTCGACGCAGTCTTCGCCGTCCTTGAAGACAAGGACGCTGCCATCACCCGGGCCGCGCTCGCGTGGGCCGAAGCCGAGGGTCGCATCGACGAAGCCGCCCCCGAACTCGTCGCCACGCTCGCCTTCTCCGACGCCGATATCGACGCCCTCGTCGCCGAACGTACCCAGGCCAAAAAGTCCCGCAACTTTGCCCGCGCCGACGCCATCCGCAACGATCTGCTCGCAAAAGGCATCCTAATCGAAGACTCCAAAGATGGCGTCCGCTGGAAGCGGAAATAG
- the tsaD gene encoding tRNA (adenosine(37)-N6)-threonylcarbamoyltransferase complex transferase subunit TsaD: MRESPQCGETSGQAIGTGLILGIESSCDETAAAVVRAGSEALSNVVASQMSLHSNYGGVVPELASREHLRNIVPVVREAMSRASAAAGHPVTFSDLDAVAVTAGPGLAGALLVGITYAKALTFGLDKPLISVNHLEGHIHAVLMETRQLNELPMELPLLALVVSGGHTHLYLATHEQGGETNWTYRNVGRTVDDAAGEAYDKVAKLLGLGYPGGPWIDALAPHGNPRAVPFTFGEIKHRVPREGVTNKKAPTNTEGPHFDFSFSGIKTAVLRYVETHNMRDSIEARRAVLAADPTLTPKSEAVIKLCDQQTLDLIASFQYAVVGNLQRQTFAAAEALGARSIVVSGGVAANSELRRRLQAEADRRNLPIAFPSLALSTDNAAMIAAAAWPKLLARDFASEDLGATPQLLLGQQ; encoded by the coding sequence ATGCGCGAAAGTCCCCAGTGTGGCGAAACGAGTGGCCAAGCAATCGGCACCGGCCTCATCCTCGGCATCGAAAGTTCCTGCGACGAGACCGCAGCCGCTGTCGTCCGCGCAGGCAGCGAAGCCCTGTCAAATGTCGTCGCCTCGCAGATGTCGCTCCACTCAAACTACGGCGGTGTCGTTCCCGAACTCGCCTCCCGAGAGCACTTGCGCAACATCGTACCGGTCGTCCGCGAGGCCATGTCCCGCGCCAGCGCTGCGGCTGGTCATCCAGTCACCTTCTCCGACCTCGACGCCGTAGCCGTCACCGCAGGTCCTGGACTCGCCGGAGCACTCCTGGTCGGCATCACCTACGCGAAGGCGCTCACCTTCGGCCTCGACAAGCCCCTCATCTCCGTCAACCATCTCGAAGGCCACATCCACGCCGTCCTCATGGAGACGCGTCAGTTAAACGAACTTCCCATGGAGCTCCCCTTACTCGCGCTCGTCGTCTCCGGCGGCCACACTCACCTCTACCTCGCCACCCACGAGCAGGGTGGCGAGACCAACTGGACCTATCGCAACGTAGGCCGCACCGTCGACGACGCCGCCGGCGAAGCCTACGACAAGGTCGCCAAGCTCCTCGGCCTCGGCTATCCGGGCGGCCCCTGGATCGACGCCCTCGCCCCTCACGGCAACCCCCGCGCCGTCCCCTTCACCTTCGGCGAGATCAAACATCGCGTCCCTCGTGAGGGAGTCACCAACAAAAAAGCCCCCACAAACACCGAAGGCCCGCACTTCGACTTCTCCTTCAGCGGCATTAAGACCGCAGTCCTCCGCTATGTCGAAACCCACAACATGCGCGACAGCATTGAAGCCCGACGCGCTGTCCTCGCTGCCGACCCAACCCTGACCCCAAAGTCCGAAGCTGTCATCAAGCTCTGTGACCAGCAGACGCTCGACCTGATCGCCTCCTTTCAGTACGCCGTCGTCGGCAACCTCCAGCGCCAGACCTTCGCCGCCGCCGAAGCCCTCGGCGCGCGCAGCATCGTCGTCTCCGGCGGAGTAGCCGCCAACAGCGAACTGCGCCGCCGCCTTCAGGCCGAAGCCGACCGTCGCAACCTCCCCATCGCCTTCCCGTCGTTAGCCCTCTCCACCGACAACGCCGCCATGATCGCCGCCGCCGCGTGGCCAAAGCTCCTGGCCCGGGACTTCGCCTCCGAAGACCTGGGCGCAACCCCCCAGCTCCTCCTCGGCCAGCAGTAA
- a CDS encoding CCA tRNA nucleotidyltransferase has translation MSELWGENSRYRAAREIVVSLRAAGYKAYFAGGCVRDLLHGVEAKDFDVATSATPDVVMSMFAKTYSVGAHFGVVLVCSPDGDSDEIATEVATFRHDGAYSDGRRPDAVRFSTDPREDVQRRDFTINGMLFDPLAGPGEEAILDFVGGREDLTKHRVRTIGVAKERFTEDKLRMLRAVRFAARLEFEIDSATAAAVKELAAEITQVSLERIRDELTLMLTEGHARRAFEMLYEYGLLQHILPEAVKMRGVEQPPQFHPEGDVWVHTMLLLEKLKPGVSPTLAWGALVHDIGKPATFRPPDPKKPGDRIRFDGHVEVGVRIAKTILARLRFSNEDTEQIVALVKNHMRFGDILQMRESTLKRFLRLPKFDEHLGLHWMDCMSAHGDLRLYEFAKERYEAAPVEEMRPKLLVTGRDLIAAGYRPSPQFKEMLEAAEDAQLEGLATTTEEGLAVVRARWGEPRDA, from the coding sequence ATGAGCGAGCTTTGGGGCGAGAACTCGAGGTACAGGGCAGCGCGAGAGATCGTGGTGTCTCTGCGAGCGGCGGGGTATAAAGCCTACTTCGCGGGTGGTTGCGTGCGGGATCTGCTGCATGGAGTTGAGGCGAAGGACTTTGATGTAGCGACGAGCGCGACGCCGGATGTGGTAATGAGCATGTTTGCGAAGACTTATTCGGTTGGTGCGCACTTTGGGGTGGTTCTGGTCTGCTCGCCGGATGGAGACAGCGATGAGATTGCTACCGAGGTTGCTACGTTTCGGCATGATGGGGCTTACAGCGACGGGAGGAGGCCGGATGCGGTGCGGTTTTCGACCGATCCGCGTGAGGATGTGCAGCGGCGCGACTTTACGATCAACGGAATGCTGTTCGATCCGCTGGCAGGGCCGGGCGAGGAGGCGATTCTTGACTTCGTTGGTGGGCGTGAGGACCTGACGAAGCATCGGGTACGGACGATTGGCGTCGCGAAGGAGCGATTTACCGAAGACAAACTGCGGATGCTGCGGGCGGTGCGGTTTGCGGCTCGGCTGGAGTTCGAAATAGATTCCGCGACTGCTGCGGCGGTCAAGGAGTTGGCAGCAGAGATTACGCAGGTCAGCCTGGAGAGGATTCGTGATGAGTTGACGCTGATGTTGACGGAGGGACATGCGCGGCGGGCGTTCGAGATGCTGTATGAGTACGGCTTGTTGCAGCACATTCTGCCTGAGGCCGTGAAGATGCGCGGGGTAGAGCAGCCGCCACAGTTTCATCCGGAGGGTGATGTGTGGGTGCACACAATGTTGTTGCTTGAGAAGCTGAAGCCGGGTGTATCGCCGACGCTCGCGTGGGGAGCGCTGGTACACGACATCGGCAAGCCTGCTACATTTCGTCCACCTGATCCCAAGAAGCCGGGGGACCGCATCCGGTTCGATGGACACGTTGAAGTGGGAGTCCGCATCGCCAAGACAATTCTTGCGCGGCTGCGATTTTCTAATGAAGACACCGAGCAGATCGTCGCACTGGTGAAGAACCACATGCGCTTTGGAGACATTCTGCAGATGCGCGAGTCGACGCTGAAACGGTTTCTTCGGCTGCCGAAGTTCGACGAACATCTTGGGCTGCACTGGATGGATTGCATGTCGGCGCATGGGGACCTTCGGCTGTACGAGTTTGCGAAGGAGCGGTATGAAGCGGCACCTGTCGAAGAGATGCGACCGAAGCTGCTGGTAACGGGACGGGATCTGATTGCTGCGGGATATCGCCCGAGCCCGCAGTTTAAAGAGATGCTGGAGGCTGCGGAGGACGCTCAGCTTGAGGGTTTAGCGACTACAACCGAAGAGGGTCTGGCCGTCGTGAGGGCGCGCTGGGGTGAACCGCGCGACGCGTAG